A genomic region of Streptomyces sp. NBC_00247 contains the following coding sequences:
- the truB gene encoding tRNA pseudouridine(55) synthase TruB has product MTEQIKTPDGLVIVDKPSGFTSHDVVAKMRGIARTRRVGHAGTLDPMATGVLVLGVERATKLLGHLALTEKEYLGTIRLGQDTVTDDAEGEITSSTDASKVTREAVDTGIAALSGPIMQVPSKVSAIKIDGKRSYARVRGGEEFEIPARPVTVSSFRLYDVREAVAEDGTPVLDLVVSVVCSSGTYIRALARDLGAGLGVGGHLTALRRTRVGPYGLDAARTLDQHQQELTVMPVAEAAASAFPRWDVDEKRAKLLLNGVRLDMPAYPSGPVAVFGPDGAFLVLVEEEKGKAKSLAVFA; this is encoded by the coding sequence ATGACAGAGCAGATCAAGACGCCGGACGGCCTTGTCATCGTCGACAAGCCGTCCGGCTTCACGTCGCACGACGTCGTCGCCAAGATGCGCGGCATCGCCCGCACCCGGCGCGTCGGCCACGCCGGCACGCTGGACCCGATGGCGACCGGGGTACTGGTGCTCGGCGTGGAACGGGCCACCAAGCTCCTCGGCCACCTCGCGCTCACCGAGAAGGAGTACCTCGGTACGATCCGGCTCGGCCAGGACACCGTCACCGACGACGCCGAGGGCGAGATCACCTCGTCCACCGACGCCTCGAAGGTCACCCGTGAGGCCGTCGACACCGGTATCGCCGCCCTGTCGGGGCCGATCATGCAGGTCCCGTCCAAGGTCAGCGCCATCAAGATCGACGGCAAGCGGTCGTACGCGCGGGTGCGCGGCGGCGAGGAGTTCGAGATCCCGGCCCGTCCGGTGACGGTCTCCTCGTTCCGCCTGTACGACGTCCGCGAGGCGGTCGCCGAGGACGGCACCCCGGTGCTGGACCTGGTCGTCTCCGTCGTCTGCTCCTCGGGGACGTACATCCGGGCCCTCGCCCGGGACCTCGGCGCCGGGCTCGGTGTCGGCGGGCACCTGACCGCGCTGCGGCGCACCCGGGTCGGCCCGTACGGCCTCGACGCGGCCCGGACGCTCGACCAGCACCAGCAGGAACTGACCGTGATGCCGGTGGCCGAGGCCGCCGCGTCGGCCTTCCCGCGCTGGGACGTGGACGAGAAACGGGCCAAGCTGCTGCTCAACGGGGTCCGGCTGGACATGCCGGCGTACCCGTCGGGGCCGGTCGCGGTCTTCGGGCCGGACGGCGCCTTCCTGGTGCTGGTGGAGGAGGAGAAGGGCAAGGCCAAGAGCCTCGCCGTCTTCGCCTGA
- the rbfA gene encoding 30S ribosome-binding factor RbfA, with translation MADNARAKKLADLIQQVVAEKLQRGVKDPRLGTHVTITDTRVTGDLREATVFYTVYGDDEDRASAAAGLESAKGVLRSAVGAAAGTKFTPTLTFVADALPGNAKAIEDLLDQVRASDAKVREASSGATYAGGADPYRKPEDEDDTSA, from the coding sequence GTGGCCGACAACGCGCGGGCGAAGAAGCTGGCGGACCTCATCCAGCAGGTGGTCGCCGAGAAACTGCAGCGCGGGGTCAAGGACCCCCGGCTGGGTACCCATGTGACGATCACGGACACCCGCGTCACGGGTGACCTGCGGGAGGCCACGGTCTTCTACACGGTCTACGGCGACGACGAGGACCGGGCCAGCGCGGCGGCCGGCCTGGAGAGCGCCAAGGGCGTTCTGCGGTCGGCGGTCGGAGCGGCGGCGGGGACGAAGTTCACCCCCACCCTCACCTTCGTGGCGGACGCCCTGCCGGGCAACGCCAAGGCGATCGAGGACCTCCTCGACCAGGTGCGGGCCTCGGACGCCAAGGTGCGCGAGGCGTCCTCGGGCGCCACGTACGCGGGCGGCGCCGACCCGTACCGCAAGCCGGAGGACGAGGACGACACCTCCGCATGA
- a CDS encoding DUF503 domain-containing protein: MYVGTLSFDLLLGDVRSLKEKRSVVRPIVAELQRRFAVSVAETGDQDLHRRAEIGLAVVSGETRHLTDVLDRCERLVAGRPEVELLSVRRRLHSDEDD; the protein is encoded by the coding sequence ATGTATGTGGGGACTCTGTCCTTCGATCTGCTCCTCGGCGACGTACGGTCGTTGAAGGAGAAGCGTTCCGTCGTCCGGCCGATCGTCGCCGAGCTCCAGCGCAGATTCGCGGTGAGCGTGGCGGAGACGGGCGATCAGGATCTCCATCGCAGGGCCGAAATCGGCCTCGCCGTGGTCTCCGGGGAAACCCGGCACCTCACTGACGTGCTGGACCGGTGCGAGCGACTCGTCGCCGGCCGGCCGGAAGTGGAGCTGCTGTCCGTACGGCGGCGGCTGCACAGCGACGAAGACGATTGA